The following proteins are encoded in a genomic region of Limosilactobacillus reuteri subsp. reuteri:
- the trxA gene encoding thioredoxin: protein MAVNVTTDQTFEQDTATGVDLIDFWATWCGPCRMQSPVVDALSDKMPDIKFFKMDVDQNPETAQKFRIMSIPTLMVKKDGKVVDQIIGYHSEDQLKQILQQYVD, encoded by the coding sequence ATGGCTGTAAACGTAACTACAGATCAAACCTTTGAACAAGATACTGCCACTGGTGTCGATTTAATTGATTTTTGGGCAACTTGGTGTGGTCCCTGTCGGATGCAATCACCAGTAGTTGATGCATTATCTGATAAGATGCCCGATATTAAATTTTTTAAGATGGATGTTGACCAAAATCCAGAAACTGCACAAAAATTCCGGATTATGAGTATCCCTACATTAATGGTTAAGAAAGATGGTAAGGTAGTAGACCAAATCATTGGTTACCATAGTGAAGATCAATTAAAGCAAATTTTACAACAATATGTTGATTAG
- a CDS encoding YslB family protein has protein sequence MSQKLYNQLIAGHQGLGAGTMRDVILPAILGKETDEMLYWIGKDLARVYPVATAEDLVYLTNQLGFGRLALRKKSNTSQVWRLSGVIVKERIQRDEEETSFGLECGFLAQEVEFQLGTVAEAKIFDWHRDYVDILIQNDPQSSADNERSEMVTFITVDRPDEKEDALKKETRHSLLKRRKKDKK, from the coding sequence ATGAGTCAGAAATTATATAATCAGTTAATAGCCGGTCATCAAGGACTAGGAGCTGGAACAATGCGCGACGTGATTTTACCAGCTATCCTGGGTAAAGAGACCGATGAAATGCTATATTGGATTGGTAAAGATCTCGCTCGAGTATATCCTGTTGCTACAGCCGAGGATCTAGTATATCTCACTAATCAACTTGGCTTTGGCCGTTTAGCTTTACGTAAAAAAAGCAATACTTCTCAAGTTTGGCGGTTATCAGGGGTAATTGTAAAGGAACGGATTCAAAGAGACGAAGAGGAAACCTCCTTTGGTTTAGAGTGTGGTTTTCTTGCTCAAGAAGTAGAGTTTCAACTTGGAACGGTTGCAGAGGCAAAGATCTTTGACTGGCACCGTGATTATGTTGATATTTTGATTCAAAACGATCCACAAAGTTCAGCTGATAATGAACGATCTGAGATGGTAACATTCATTACTGTTGATCGCCCTGACGAAAAAGAAGACGCCCTCAAAAAAGAAACTCGTCATTCCCTACTAAAGCGACGAAAAAAAGATAAAAAATAA
- the murI gene encoding glutamate racemase, which produces MDKRPIGVMDSGLGGLSVIRVLREQLPQESVIFVGDQGHFPYGTKTKEQIQQLALRIGKFLLEQDVKMMIIACNTATAAALRLLQNELPIPVIGVIKPGAMAATQHHYKKIGVIGTESTIKNGAYAKTLAKLNPDLSVISSPAQPLVSIVEHGQTGTSEAQKAVDTELEVFDNQSIEALILGCTHFPFLQKEIHNKLGSNVQLIDPAFETIRQAKELLTGKNQLSDNLASSINLYSTGDAKDLVAGAQQWLPNGYSKCAHIELNEEG; this is translated from the coding sequence ATGGATAAACGACCAATCGGAGTTATGGATTCAGGATTAGGCGGCCTATCTGTAATTCGTGTACTTCGTGAACAACTGCCCCAAGAATCTGTAATTTTTGTGGGGGACCAAGGGCATTTTCCATATGGAACTAAAACAAAAGAACAGATTCAGCAATTAGCATTACGTATTGGAAAATTCTTGTTAGAACAAGACGTAAAAATGATGATAATTGCATGTAATACCGCGACTGCAGCAGCTCTTCGACTTCTTCAAAACGAATTACCAATTCCAGTAATTGGGGTAATTAAACCAGGAGCCATGGCTGCTACCCAACATCATTATAAAAAAATTGGGGTAATTGGCACTGAATCCACTATTAAAAATGGCGCTTATGCTAAAACATTAGCTAAACTTAATCCTGATCTAAGTGTTATCAGTTCTCCCGCACAGCCACTTGTCTCAATTGTTGAGCATGGGCAAACAGGAACAAGTGAGGCACAAAAAGCTGTTGACACTGAATTAGAAGTATTTGATAACCAATCGATTGAAGCTTTGATCCTTGGGTGTACTCATTTCCCGTTTTTACAAAAAGAAATTCATAATAAATTAGGATCTAATGTTCAGTTAATTGATCCTGCATTTGAGACAATCAGACAGGCAAAGGAATTGTTAACTGGCAAAAATCAGTTGAGTGATAATTTAGCGTCAAGTATCAACCTTTATTCAACGGGAGATGCTAAAGACTTAGTTGCTGGTGCACAACAATGGTTACCAAACGGATACAGTAAGTGTGCACATATTGAATTAAACGAGGAAGGTTAA
- a CDS encoding XTP/dITP diphosphatase, with translation MKTIVIATKNTGKAREYQEMLAPLGIEVKTLADFAPITINENGKTFEENATIKATTAANQLQLPVMADDSGLMVDALGGAPGVHSARYAGDHDDAANNAKLLLALKEVPDEKRTAHFHTTIVGIKPDGTKLVANGRVDGHILHQLTGKNGFGYDPLFYVDELGKSMAQLTADQKNQISHRGRALRSFMKQFNDWW, from the coding sequence ATGAAAACAATCGTAATCGCAACAAAGAATACCGGGAAAGCGCGTGAATACCAAGAGATGCTTGCTCCCCTAGGAATTGAAGTAAAAACATTAGCCGATTTTGCACCAATAACAATTAATGAAAATGGTAAAACATTTGAAGAAAATGCAACAATTAAAGCCACTACAGCTGCTAATCAACTCCAACTACCAGTTATGGCAGATGATTCGGGCTTAATGGTTGATGCTCTTGGAGGTGCTCCAGGTGTACACTCAGCAAGATATGCTGGTGATCATGATGATGCTGCTAATAATGCTAAACTCTTATTGGCGTTAAAAGAGGTACCGGATGAAAAAAGGACTGCTCACTTTCATACTACCATCGTCGGAATTAAGCCTGATGGAACCAAATTAGTTGCCAATGGTCGGGTTGATGGCCATATTCTTCATCAACTCACAGGAAAAAACGGTTTTGGTTATGATCCGCTTTTTTATGTTGATGAATTAGGCAAATCAATGGCCCAATTAACAGCAGACCAAAAGAATCAAATTAGTCATCGGGGACGCGCATTACGGTCATTTATGAAGCAATTTAATGATTGGTGGTAA
- a CDS encoding metallophosphoesterase family protein, giving the protein MKILVVSDNHREEKILTEIVQKMGNQVDLMIHCGDSELAPDQEPMSNFKAVKGNNDYGLSYPNELVINAGQEQLYLTHGHLQRVNFSLTPLMLTGQEKGASIVCYGHTHQLGAVYDHQMLIINPGSISFPRGEYAKLGGTFAIVDAQPERFIVDYYNRQMEAVPELRCEFSR; this is encoded by the coding sequence ATGAAAATACTAGTTGTAAGTGATAACCATCGAGAAGAAAAAATTTTGACAGAGATTGTTCAAAAAATGGGGAATCAAGTTGACCTAATGATTCACTGTGGGGATTCAGAATTAGCTCCTGATCAGGAACCGATGAGCAATTTTAAGGCAGTGAAGGGGAATAATGATTATGGTTTGTCGTACCCTAATGAGTTGGTAATTAATGCTGGGCAAGAGCAGCTCTATCTAACTCATGGTCATTTACAGCGGGTCAATTTTTCTCTGACCCCTCTGATGCTTACCGGCCAAGAAAAAGGTGCCTCCATTGTGTGCTATGGGCATACTCATCAGTTAGGAGCCGTTTACGATCATCAAATGCTAATAATTAATCCTGGGAGCATCAGTTTTCCTCGTGGTGAATATGCTAAACTCGGGGGAACTTTTGCAATTGTTGATGCGCAGCCTGAGCGGTTTATTGTTGATTATTATAACCGTCAGATGGAAGCTGTTCCTGAATTACGTTGTGAATTCAGTCGTTAG
- the cbpB gene encoding cyclic-di-AMP-binding protein CbpB: MIDQRLQTLLLKNKQKFMIPASLVATVNQSNSLDHAFLVLTKDRYAKIIVIDNKNHYCGQISLAMITDQLLETKRINVERLNELKVRDVMQTDAPVIQDPTDIEENLHLLIDQSFLPVVDDHNYFCGIVTRREVLKAVNYTMHTFGK, from the coding sequence GTGATTGATCAGCGTTTGCAAACTTTATTGCTAAAAAACAAGCAGAAGTTTATGATCCCTGCCAGTTTAGTTGCGACGGTAAACCAAAGTAATAGTTTAGATCATGCATTCTTAGTGCTTACTAAGGATCGGTACGCTAAAATTATTGTGATTGACAATAAAAACCATTATTGCGGTCAGATTTCTTTGGCAATGATTACTGACCAATTATTGGAGACAAAACGGATCAATGTGGAACGCTTAAATGAATTAAAGGTCAGGGATGTGATGCAAACCGATGCGCCGGTTATCCAAGATCCAACTGATATCGAAGAAAATTTACACCTCTTAATTGACCAGTCATTTTTACCGGTGGTGGACGATCATAATTACTTTTGCGGAATTGTGACGCGTCGTGAAGTATTAAAGGCAGTCAATTATACAATGCATACTTTTGGAAAATAA
- a CDS encoding HAD-IIB family hydrolase: MSIKLIATDMDGTFLRDDHTYNHSLFAKVFRQLERHNIYFVAASGSSFPRLQREFKDYTAKMGFISQNGSVIHLGSKLFKSFPINQESLARVIHVLDRFYGPQDINQLVISTSEKSYVDQGMSAHDFNIVKLFYENVERIPDIRQIFTQRPTEDFTKISINFANHIDLKKVTTTLDGYLPPSLIMENSGFNTDLIGNAAATKQNALSLLQSHLNLKANEIVTFGDNENDLGMLAMTSQSYAMQNAQPIIQMQAAHTTTIDNNHDGVLQTINQLIKNER, from the coding sequence ATGAGTATTAAATTAATCGCTACTGATATGGACGGAACCTTTTTACGAGATGACCATACTTACAATCATTCTTTATTTGCAAAGGTCTTTCGTCAACTTGAACGCCATAATATCTACTTTGTCGCTGCTAGCGGATCCAGTTTTCCACGGTTGCAACGAGAATTTAAAGACTACACCGCCAAGATGGGATTTATTTCGCAAAACGGATCAGTTATCCATTTAGGAAGCAAATTATTTAAATCTTTTCCTATTAATCAGGAATCTTTAGCCCGAGTTATTCATGTTCTTGACCGTTTCTATGGTCCGCAAGATATTAATCAATTAGTAATCTCTACTAGTGAAAAATCTTATGTCGATCAGGGGATGAGTGCTCATGATTTCAACATTGTGAAACTTTTTTATGAAAATGTAGAGCGTATCCCTGATATCCGGCAGATTTTCACTCAACGGCCAACTGAAGATTTTACCAAGATATCAATTAATTTTGCTAATCATATCGATCTAAAAAAAGTTACAACAACCTTAGATGGTTACTTACCGCCATCTTTAATCATGGAAAATTCAGGCTTTAATACTGACTTAATCGGTAATGCTGCTGCAACTAAACAAAACGCTCTTTCCCTTTTGCAGTCCCACCTTAATTTAAAGGCAAATGAAATTGTTACGTTTGGTGACAATGAAAATGACCTTGGGATGTTAGCGATGACGAGTCAAAGCTACGCAATGCAGAATGCACAACCAATTATTCAAATGCAAGCTGCCCACACCACCACAATTGATAATAATCATGATGGCGTCTTGCAGACTATTAACCAGTTAATTAAAAATGAACGATAA
- a CDS encoding mechanosensitive ion channel family protein: MITGATSLTSKQTEQLKKAFTDLSWHEISQQLLSKFLLIIVTFVLFLILLWVGRVIIVHLFQESKKYNVLKNSNRMATVKALVLNIYRYTCYFFLLYAILSEIGVPVGTLIAGAGIFSLALGLGAQSLVSDIVTGFFILLEQQLDVGDTVQIGQIKGTVTALGIRTTQVTSSDGTLNFIPNRNITIVQNLSRNNMVSNVDIRITSKTPLSKVEEIVTQVNKKLVPQIKALQLKPVIVGPVVTPDGALVFRVTITAVSGKQSTVASHFLAAYLKELRTNNIPIAWEGAPNEY; this comes from the coding sequence ATGATCACTGGTGCCACTTCACTTACATCAAAACAAACGGAACAATTAAAAAAAGCTTTTACAGATTTATCCTGGCACGAAATTTCACAACAACTTTTAAGTAAATTTCTTTTAATTATCGTTACGTTTGTCTTATTTTTAATACTTTTATGGGTAGGACGAGTTATCATTGTCCATCTTTTTCAAGAATCAAAAAAATACAATGTACTAAAAAATAGCAATCGAATGGCAACGGTAAAAGCCCTTGTCTTAAACATTTATCGTTATACTTGTTATTTTTTCTTATTGTACGCTATATTATCAGAAATTGGCGTTCCAGTGGGTACTCTAATTGCTGGAGCCGGAATTTTTAGTTTAGCATTGGGGCTTGGTGCGCAAAGCCTTGTTAGTGATATTGTGACTGGATTTTTCATCCTACTTGAGCAACAATTAGACGTCGGCGATACTGTCCAAATCGGTCAAATCAAAGGAACAGTAACTGCTCTTGGTATTCGTACTACGCAAGTTACTAGTTCCGATGGGACACTTAATTTTATTCCTAACCGTAACATTACCATTGTGCAAAATCTTTCGCGAAATAATATGGTTAGCAACGTTGATATTCGGATTACTTCGAAGACCCCTCTTAGTAAGGTAGAAGAAATTGTTACGCAGGTTAATAAAAAACTAGTTCCACAAATAAAGGCACTACAATTAAAACCAGTTATTGTCGGACCAGTTGTTACCCCAGACGGTGCGCTCGTTTTTCGTGTGACGATAACAGCAGTCAGCGGAAAACAATCAACTGTTGCTAGTCACTTTTTGGCGGCATATCTTAAAGAATTACGAACGAATAATATTCCAATTGCCTGGGAGGGAGCACCTAATGAGTATTAA
- a CDS encoding DUF948 domain-containing protein — translation MTFGQLAGLIAAIAFLILVIFACILLNQLSKTMKETNKSITTLTRDVHYLSQEMEDVLSNTNTLLDDINHKSEQLDPAVKAVADVSQSVSEVNASLQEMVEKARLHREKRQFDRSIFKFAGKTLVLDAFNKFRQHRKQKKGMTNNE, via the coding sequence ATGACTTTTGGCCAGTTGGCAGGGTTAATTGCGGCAATCGCATTCCTAATCTTAGTCATTTTTGCATGTATCCTGTTGAATCAATTGAGTAAGACAATGAAAGAAACAAATAAAAGTATTACAACTTTAACGCGGGATGTTCATTATCTTAGCCAAGAAATGGAGGACGTGCTAAGTAACACGAATACATTGTTAGACGATATTAACCATAAATCAGAACAACTAGATCCAGCGGTTAAAGCAGTTGCAGATGTAAGTCAGAGTGTTTCAGAAGTGAATGCTTCACTTCAAGAAATGGTCGAGAAAGCCCGGCTGCACCGCGAGAAGCGACAATTTGACCGGAGTATTTTTAAGTTTGCAGGAAAGACGCTTGTTTTAGATGCTTTCAACAAATTTAGACAGCATCGGAAGCAAAAGAAAGGAATGACAAATAATGAGTAA
- a CDS encoding M24 family metallopeptidase, with amino-acid sequence MTKLNQLQSALAEKGLDAAYISDPMTINYLTGFYSDPVERVLALVLFADSEPFLFAPALEVEAIKDTGWKYPVYGYLDHEKPFELIAEHIKNHAGSPINWGIEGESLTVDRLRALEEVLPNAHFNTDLSPLIAKMRMIKSDDEIAKLNEAGKWADFAFKVGFESIQIGKTEQEVAADLEYALKQHGINKMSFDTLVQAGPHAAEPHGATSSNKIQNNELVLFDLGTIVDGYISDASRTVAVGKLNDKQKDIYKVCLEAQLVAQDAAKPGMTAEELDKIARDIIAAAGYGEYFIHRLGHGMGSSEHEFPSIMEGNQLVLEPGMCFSIEPGIYIPGFAGVRIEDCVHITEDGCEPFTHTTKELLTFPH; translated from the coding sequence GTGACAAAACTTAATCAATTACAAAGCGCTCTTGCTGAAAAAGGATTAGATGCTGCTTATATTAGTGATCCGATGACCATTAATTACCTAACTGGTTTCTACAGCGATCCAGTAGAACGGGTATTAGCACTAGTCCTTTTTGCCGACAGTGAGCCATTTCTGTTTGCACCAGCTCTTGAAGTAGAAGCAATAAAGGATACTGGTTGGAAATATCCAGTATATGGGTACTTAGATCATGAAAAACCTTTTGAGCTTATTGCTGAACATATCAAAAATCACGCTGGTTCCCCAATTAATTGGGGAATTGAGGGAGAATCACTAACTGTTGACCGTCTTCGTGCCTTAGAAGAAGTCCTCCCTAATGCCCATTTTAATACTGATCTCTCTCCTTTGATAGCAAAAATGCGAATGATTAAAAGTGATGATGAGATCGCTAAGTTGAATGAAGCAGGAAAATGGGCTGATTTTGCTTTTAAAGTAGGATTCGAATCAATTCAAATTGGTAAAACAGAACAAGAAGTGGCTGCCGATTTAGAATATGCGCTTAAGCAACACGGGATTAACAAGATGAGTTTTGATACGCTAGTTCAAGCAGGTCCTCATGCTGCCGAACCTCATGGAGCTACCTCCAGTAATAAGATCCAAAATAATGAGCTGGTTCTCTTTGACTTAGGAACAATTGTTGATGGCTATATTAGTGATGCTTCCCGAACAGTAGCTGTCGGAAAGTTAAATGACAAGCAAAAAGACATCTACAAAGTATGTTTAGAAGCTCAATTGGTTGCTCAAGATGCTGCGAAGCCAGGAATGACCGCTGAAGAATTAGATAAGATCGCTCGTGATATTATTGCTGCAGCTGGTTATGGCGAATACTTTATTCACCGCTTAGGACACGGAATGGGTAGCAGTGAACACGAATTCCCATCGATTATGGAGGGAAACCAACTAGTTCTTGAACCTGGAATGTGCTTCTCCATTGAACCCGGCATTTATATTCCAGGTTTTGCCGGCGTCCGGATTGAAGACTGTGTTCATATTACAGAAGATGGTTGTGAACCATTCACGCATACAACTAAAGAATTACTAACTTTCCCTCATTAA
- the ccpA gene encoding catabolite control protein A yields MEKQSVTIYTVAREARVSMATVSRVVNGNPNVKPETRQKVLDVIKQLNYRPNAVARGLASKKTTTVGVVIPNITDPYFAELALGIDDVASMYKYNIILTNSDSDDEKILKVVRSLLAKQVDGLIFMGHDVSDDLRNEFESTNTPVVVAGSVVNDDTLPSVRINYQAAAKEATEFLLKHGDQQVAYITGSLRYSINGKDRLDGYKEALANNNVAFNDSLVIETDGSYQAGYAKAQEVIEKGLKAAYVTDDSLAAGLLNGLTDAGISVPADFELISSNDTNYTKVVRPTITSITQPLYDLGAISMRLLTKLMDGDDSNDDEKNVILDHGFVERQSTRK; encoded by the coding sequence ATGGAAAAACAATCAGTAACAATTTATACGGTTGCCCGAGAAGCTCGTGTCTCAATGGCCACTGTTTCACGGGTAGTAAATGGCAATCCAAATGTAAAACCAGAAACTAGACAAAAAGTTTTAGATGTGATTAAGCAGCTTAATTATCGTCCTAATGCAGTTGCACGGGGATTAGCTTCTAAAAAGACAACGACTGTCGGGGTAGTTATTCCTAATATAACTGATCCATACTTTGCGGAATTAGCATTAGGGATTGATGATGTTGCTTCAATGTATAAGTACAATATCATTTTAACTAATTCTGATTCTGATGATGAAAAGATTCTAAAAGTGGTGCGGAGCTTGCTTGCTAAACAGGTTGATGGACTTATTTTTATGGGTCATGATGTTTCTGATGATCTGCGAAATGAATTTGAAAGCACAAATACACCAGTTGTAGTAGCTGGTTCTGTTGTTAATGATGATACTTTACCAAGCGTTCGGATTAACTACCAAGCAGCCGCTAAGGAAGCGACAGAATTTCTACTAAAGCATGGTGATCAACAAGTTGCCTATATTACTGGTTCATTACGATACTCAATTAATGGTAAAGACCGACTCGATGGATATAAAGAAGCATTGGCAAATAATAATGTGGCATTTAATGATTCATTAGTAATTGAAACAGACGGATCTTATCAAGCAGGATATGCAAAGGCACAAGAAGTTATCGAAAAGGGCTTAAAGGCTGCTTATGTAACAGATGATAGTTTAGCTGCTGGGCTCTTAAATGGGCTTACAGATGCTGGCATTAGCGTTCCAGCTGATTTTGAACTAATTTCTTCCAATGACACTAATTATACAAAGGTTGTCCGGCCAACAATCACTTCAATCACTCAACCCCTTTATGATCTTGGCGCTATTTCAATGCGGTTGTTGACAAAATTAATGGATGGCGATGACAGCAATGATGATGAAAAGAATGTTATTTTAGATCATGGCTTTGTTGAACGCCAATCAACTCGTAAGTAG
- a CDS encoding YebC/PmpR family DNA-binding transcriptional regulator, with translation MSGHSKWHNIQGRKNAQDAKRGKIFQKISRDLYQAAKAGDPDPANNAQLRLVIDKAHAANMPKKNIDRAIAKASGIGGAKFEEVTYEGYGPGGVAVMVSALTDNKNRTASAVRSAFSHSGGSLGASGSVSYMFDRKGLIEILRDDLDKSEDDMLMDALDAGAEDMKATEEKFQIFTDPSSMTDVRDALQEQGYELDTAEVTMIPQNRTEVPADKAKQYRHLIDELTENDDVADIYETGILPDEDDDEE, from the coding sequence ATGTCAGGACATTCAAAATGGCATAACATTCAGGGACGTAAGAACGCCCAAGATGCTAAGCGTGGTAAGATTTTCCAAAAGATTTCACGTGACTTGTACCAAGCAGCTAAAGCAGGTGATCCTGATCCAGCGAACAACGCTCAATTACGGCTTGTAATCGATAAGGCACACGCGGCCAACATGCCTAAGAAAAATATTGACCGTGCTATTGCTAAAGCTTCAGGTATTGGTGGAGCTAAGTTCGAAGAAGTTACTTATGAAGGTTATGGACCAGGTGGGGTAGCAGTAATGGTTTCTGCTCTTACTGATAACAAGAACCGGACTGCATCTGCTGTTCGTTCAGCATTTAGTCACTCTGGCGGTTCATTAGGTGCTAGCGGATCAGTTTCATACATGTTCGACCGTAAAGGATTAATCGAAATTCTTCGTGATGACCTTGATAAGAGCGAAGATGATATGTTAATGGACGCTTTAGATGCTGGAGCTGAAGATATGAAGGCAACTGAAGAAAAGTTCCAAATCTTCACTGACCCAAGTAGCATGACAGATGTTCGTGATGCTCTTCAAGAACAAGGCTACGAATTAGATACTGCTGAAGTTACCATGATCCCTCAAAACCGGACAGAGGTACCTGCAGATAAGGCAAAGCAATATCGTCATTTGATTGATGAATTAACAGAAAACGATGATGTTGCTGATATTTACGAAACTGGTATTTTACCAGACGAAGATGACGATGAAGAATAA
- the comGA gene encoding competence type IV pilus ATPase ComGA — MPSFEEELTRIIRKQPSDLYILPHDRYYQLSLAIKGTLFPFKQVTRDYGQRFISYLKYCANMAVSEHRRPQLGAFKFTYAHQKINLRLSSVGDYQGRESLVIRFIYPLNDIRFNFLVPHQWEILQKYRQQRGLILFAGPMGAGKTTTMYQLARQLLPKQIVLTIEDPVEIDHPGFIQLQVNELAGMDYESLLKLGLRHRPDVFIIGEIRDSQTAAMSVQAALSGHLVLGTIHARNAYGVVSRLQQLGIDSYYLQQVLTAVSYQRLIPLVNGEQAILCDLLNRHQFSDLLNGTKKGGMSNEWSKALQQAVENGEITENTARQYQQG; from the coding sequence ATGCCGAGTTTTGAAGAAGAATTAACAAGAATAATTCGCAAGCAACCGAGTGACCTGTACATCTTACCTCATGATAGGTATTATCAATTATCCTTAGCGATAAAGGGGACCCTATTTCCTTTTAAACAGGTTACGCGTGATTATGGTCAACGTTTTATCTCATACTTAAAATATTGCGCCAATATGGCAGTTAGTGAGCATCGACGACCCCAGCTAGGCGCTTTTAAATTTACTTATGCTCACCAAAAGATCAATTTACGCTTATCAAGTGTTGGTGATTATCAAGGGAGGGAATCATTAGTTATTCGCTTTATATATCCCCTTAATGATATTAGGTTTAATTTTTTAGTTCCTCACCAGTGGGAAATATTACAGAAGTACCGTCAACAAAGAGGTTTGATTCTTTTTGCCGGGCCAATGGGGGCTGGTAAAACAACTACCATGTATCAGCTTGCTCGACAGTTATTACCGAAACAAATTGTATTAACAATTGAGGATCCCGTAGAAATTGACCATCCGGGATTTATTCAATTGCAAGTAAATGAATTAGCGGGGATGGACTATGAAAGTTTATTAAAATTGGGATTACGGCATCGCCCAGATGTGTTTATCATTGGAGAAATCCGTGATTCACAGACAGCTGCTATGTCAGTTCAAGCCGCATTAAGTGGTCACTTAGTTTTGGGAACTATCCATGCTCGAAATGCTTATGGCGTTGTTTCTCGTCTTCAACAATTAGGGATAGATTCTTATTATCTTCAGCAAGTATTAACGGCGGTATCTTATCAGCGTTTAATTCCGTTGGTGAATGGAGAACAAGCCATCTTATGTGACCTGTTAAATCGACATCAATTTAGTGATTTGCTCAATGGCACCAAGAAAGGAGGAATGTCTAATGAATGGTCAAAAGCTCTTCAGCAGGCTGTGGAAAATGGAGAAATTACGGAGAATACTGCACGTCAATACCAACAAGGTTAA
- a CDS encoding type II secretion system F family protein has product MNGQKLFSRLWKMEKLRRILHVNTNKVKFNHQQQADFFLLLADLLSVGFSVKEALGFIKAVNPKLAPWIASIDKRMQKGASFAQSLQQEVKDDLFYQLLLAEKHGNLTKTLSEVGKILTARERQRKKLFSLLQYPLILLGMLGVVICGLILFVFPELKVWQGERQTLPLIHMIKLGATYLFTVIFISAVFQWLRWHQMNKEQRLIKICTMPIIGKCYCYYFQYYLTSILGSMLQQGLSLAEICEITQSFDRKSILYIFGNKIMTTIQRDGDISEVVATYSFLPNELIVFMNKGATRENMGRDLIVFANLKFKALTTAIEHLLIFVQPVIFSIIAIIIVILYLSILLPIYHSFQGVY; this is encoded by the coding sequence ATGAATGGTCAAAAGCTCTTCAGCAGGCTGTGGAAAATGGAGAAATTACGGAGAATACTGCACGTCAATACCAACAAGGTTAAATTCAATCATCAGCAACAAGCAGATTTTTTCCTTTTATTAGCAGATTTGTTAAGTGTTGGCTTTTCTGTCAAAGAAGCACTTGGTTTTATCAAGGCTGTCAATCCGAAGCTAGCCCCTTGGATTGCTTCTATAGATAAACGAATGCAAAAGGGAGCGAGTTTTGCCCAGAGCCTACAGCAAGAAGTAAAAGACGATTTGTTTTATCAATTACTATTAGCAGAAAAACATGGTAATTTAACAAAAACATTGAGTGAAGTAGGAAAGATACTTACAGCACGAGAACGGCAACGAAAAAAATTATTTAGTCTCCTACAATATCCGCTAATTCTTTTAGGGATGTTAGGGGTGGTAATTTGTGGATTAATTTTGTTTGTTTTTCCAGAATTGAAAGTCTGGCAAGGCGAGAGGCAAACTTTGCCGCTGATTCACATGATTAAGTTAGGAGCAACTTACCTTTTTACCGTTATCTTCATTAGCGCCGTATTTCAATGGCTAAGATGGCATCAAATGAATAAGGAACAACGGCTAATTAAGATCTGTACAATGCCGATAATCGGTAAATGTTATTGTTATTATTTTCAATATTATTTAACTAGTATATTAGGATCAATGTTGCAACAAGGATTGTCGTTGGCTGAAATTTGTGAAATTACCCAGAGTTTTGATAGAAAATCAATTCTTTATATTTTTGGTAACAAAATAATGACTACTATTCAACGTGATGGAGATATTTCAGAAGTGGTGGCTACCTACTCTTTTCTCCCTAATGAATTAATCGTTTTTATGAATAAGGGGGCAACCAGAGAAAATATGGGACGGGACCTAATTGTTTTCGCAAATTTAAAATTTAAGGCCCTTACAACTGCAATTGAACATTTATTGATTTTTGTTCAACCAGTTATCTTTAGCATTATTGCAATCATAATTGTTATTTTATATCTTAGTATCTTATTGCCAATTTATCATTCATTCCAAGGAGTTTATTAA